Genomic segment of Oscillospiraceae bacterium:
ATCGCCAAGGAAATTGAACTTGACGATGCTTTCGAAAACATGGGTGCGCAGCTGATCCGCGAAGTCGCAACCAAGACCAACGACGCCGCCGGCGACGGCACCACTACGGCAACTTTGCTTGCTCAGGCAATCGTTCGCGAAGGCATGAAGAATGTCGCTGCGGGCGCAAACCCGATGATCATCAAGAAAGGTCTCGCCAAAGCGGTCGACACTGCTGTTGCGGAGATCAAAAAAAATTCCCGCACGGTCGACGGAAGCCAGGATATCGCGCGTGTCGCGACCGTTTCTTCGGGCGACGAATTTATCGGCAACATGATTGCCGAAGCCATGAGCAAAGTCAGCTCAAACGGCGTCATCACCATCGAGGAATCCAAGACCGCCGAGACTCTTTGCGATGTCGTTGACGGCATGCAGTTTGACCGCGGCTATATCTCCCCGTACATGGTTACCGACACCGAGAAGATGGAAGCCGTCATCGATGACCCGTTCATCCTCATCACCGACCGTAAAATCAGTAATATTCAGGACGTTCTTCCGCTGCTCGAGCAAATCGTCCAGGCCGGCAAAAAACTGGTCATCATCGCCGAGGATGTCGAGGGTGAAGCCCTTGCCACGATCCTCGTCAATAAGCTGCGCGGAACGTTTACCTGCGTCGCGATCAAAGCACCCGGTTTCGGCGATCGCCGCAAGGAAATGCTGCGTGACATCGCGACCCTGACCGGCGGTCAGGTCATCTCCGAAGAACTCGGAATGGACCTGAAAGAAGCCAAGGTTCAGATGCTCGGCAGAGCGCGTCAGGTCAAAGCCGGCAAAGAGAACACCATCATCGTCGACGGCACGGGCGATCCCAAAGAGATCAAGGCCCGCATCGACCAGATCAAGTCCCAGATCGAGACAACCACCTCCGATTTCGACCGCGAGAAGCTGCAGGAACGCCTTGCCAAGCTCTCCGGCGGCGTCGCCGTCATCAAAGTCGGCGCGGCTACCGAAGTCGAGATGAAAGAAAAGAAACTGCGCATGGAAGACGCACTCTCCGCGACCAAAGCGGCCGTGGAAGAGGGCATCGTCGCGGGCGGCGGTGTTGCGCTGCTGAACGCGGCGGCGGCTGTCGAAAAGCTGATCGCGCAGGTTGACGGCGACGAAAAGACCGGCGTCAGAATTATTCTGAAAACGCTGGAAGAACCGATTCGCCAGATCGCTGAAAACGCGGGCCTTGAGGGCTCTGTCATCGTCAATAAAATCAGAGCAAGCCGCAAGACCGGTTATGGTTTCGACGCCTATAAAGAGACCTATTGCGATATGATCGACTGCGGCATCGTCGACCCGACAAAAGTCGTGCGTTCCGCGCTGCAAAACGCCGCGTCGGTTGCCTCGATGATTCTGACGACCGAATCCCTGGTCGCGGACAAGAAAGAACCCACACCTCCCCCGGCGCCGATGGGCGGCAATCCGGGAATGGATATGTATTAATATCGCAATTTTTAAAACAAAAACGGCGGCGCGAGAATTAGCGCCGCCGTTTCGCATAAAGTTTTTTAATATGCAGGGGCGATTATTAATCGCCCGCATCGTGCGGGTGCTAGTCTGTGAGTAAATTATAAATAGGTAAAAAGTAAGGTACCCCGCGGTGAAATAGGAAACGGATGATTGCAAATCGCCCCTACGGGAGTGCAGAACAGATATCGATAAAATTTGAAATTCCGTGTTTTTTTATCTAAAAACAACGGCGGCGCAAAATTTGCGCCGCCGCAATTTTCCTTTTTTATCGAAGGAAAACATCGCATCCGAATTTCAATCGGTGATTATTAATCTTTGGTGCTGCGGGCTTCCGCTTCCACGTGATCCTCGGTGATTGCGCTGCGCTCTCTGAACAACAGAGAGATGCACCAAAGTGCCGCAATGCCGACGAGTGCATAGATGATGCGTGCAGCGGTGCTTCCGCTGCCGAAGGCAAGCGCTACCAGGTCAGTGTTGAATAATCCGACACTGCCCCAGTTCAGACCTCCGATTATCATGATGATCAATGCGATTCTATCGATGACCATAAAAAGTAACCTCCTAAAACAGGATGTGTTCTTATTTTCCCAAAGCAAACGGCAATTATACTTTCCATAATATAAAAAACATGGTATAATCTTTTTATTAACATGAGCGGCAGCCGGAAAAGCATATTTCACGGCCGCAAAAGGGAGGTCATCATTTTGAAAGCAGTGATCACCGTTTTGGGTAAAGATACGGTAGGAATATTGGCAAAAATTTCGGCAAAATGCGCCGAAAACCGAATTAACGTCACCGACGTCAACCAGACGATTCTGGACGATATTTTTGCGATGCTGATGCTCGTCGACATGGCCGAAGCCACCATTAAACTGGCGGATTTCGCCGCGGCGCTCAAGGCCGAGGGCGAACGGATGGGGTTGGTGGTCTATGTGATCTCACAAGAGGTTTTCGACACCATGCACCACGTATAAGCAACCCTTTTAAGGACGGATTATAACCATGAATAAACGCGATATACACGATATTCTCGAGACCGTGGGGATGATCAAAGATCAAAACCTGGATATCCGCACGGTGACGATGGGGATTTCGCTGCTCGACTGCATCCGGGGCGACAGTAAATCCACCTGCGCCGCAGTCTATGAAAAGATTACAACAAAAGCCGGACGGCTTTCCGGGGTCTGTGAGGGCATCGGAGCCGAATACGGCATTCCGATCATCAACAAACGCATCTCGGTCACGCCCGCCGCAATGTTATGCGCGACCGCCGATCCGTTTGAGTTGGCGCTCACGCTCGACAGAGCCGCAAAAACCACCGGCGTGGATTTTCTCGGCGGATTTTCGGCGCTCGTTCAGAAGGGTTTTTCCGGCGGCGATCTGGCGCTGATCGAGGCAATTCCGCAGGCACTGTCCGATACGAAGCTGGTCTGCTCGAGCATCAATGTGGCGACAACGCGGGCCGGCATCAACATGGATGCGGTGGCGCTGATGGGCGAGATCATCAAAAAGACCGCAGAAGCAACCAAAGACCGCGACTGCATCGGCTGCGCAAAACTCGTCGTGTTCGCAAACGCGGTTGAAGATAACCCGTTTATGGCGGGAGCGTTTCACGGTACCGGCGAACCGGAATGTGCGATCAACGTAGGCGTCTCGGGGCCGGGTGTTGTGGCGGCCGCGCTTCGTGAAGCGGGCGACTGCGATTTGGCGCAGGCGGCGAACATCATCAAAAAGACGGCTTTTAAAATCACGCGAATGGGTCAGCTTGTCGCGGAACTCGCGGCCAATCGGCTCGGCGTCGAATTCGGAATTGTCGATTTATCTTTGGCGCCGACACCCGCCGTGGGTGATTCGGTCGCCGAGATTCTGGAAATAATAGGCCTTGAGAGCACCGGCTGCTGCGGCACCACCGCCGCGCTGGCACTGCTCAACGACGCGGTTAAAAAGGGCGGAATCATGGCAAGCTCGCACGTCGGCGGGCTCTCGGGCGCGTTTATCCCGGTCAGCGAAGATGCGGGCATGATCGCGGCGGCAAGGCGCGGTTCACTGCGTATTGAAAAGCTGGAGGCCATGACGGCGGTCTGCTCGGTGGGTCTTGATATGATCGCCGTTCCGGGCGACACGAGCGCAGCGGTGATCTCGGCGCTGATTGCCGACGAAGCCAGCATCGGGGTCGTTAATTCCAAGACGACGGCAGTGCGCGTGATTCCGGCAATCGGAAAAAAGGTCGGCGACGAGGTTTCTTTCGGCGGACTGCTCGGCAGCGCGCCGGTCATGGAGATCAACACCTGGTCCCCCGAAAAAATGATCAAACGCGGCGGGCGCATCCCCGCGGTATTGCAGGCATTGAGGAATTAGTTATGGCGTTTTTAGACAAACTGGCTTACAGGTTCAGAAAAATCGCAGTCAAAAACCTGATGCTCTACATCGCATCGGGGCAGTTCTTGGTGTTTTTGATTGATATTTTGATGGGCTCGAGATTCAGCACTACACTGTCCCAGCTGTTGGAATTTGACCGCAGCCTGATTTTACAGGGGCAAGTTTGGCGGGTGATTTCTTTTATCTTTATTCCGCCGAGCCAGGCGGGGCTGACAGGCCTTTTCTTCATTTTTTTCGTACTGTATTTTTACTGGATGATCGGTAACTCACTCGAAAACGAGTGGGGTGCGGCAAAGTTCAACCTGTATTATTATTTCTGCATTCTGTTTTTAATTGCCGCGGGATTTATTTCCGGATATAACGTAAACACGTTTTTGAACTTGTCGCTGTTTTTCGCGTTTGCGGTTTTTTATCCCAATTATCAGATCAATCTGTTTTTCGTGCTGCCGATTAAAATCAAGTGGCTGGCATATGTTGACGCGCTGTATTTTTTACTGATGTTGATTCTCGGGCCATGGGCGATACGCGCGTCGGTGATTGCATCAGTCGCGGTGTTTTTGCTGTTCTTCGGCAAACAATTATCTAGGGACATTAAAAACTTTACATTGAACATGTACAATCGGAAAAAATATAAAAAGTCGGTCGCGTGGGGCAAAAAACAGAATAAGGATTATTGGAAGAATCGATAAAAACACTTTGATTTCTCGCCTGTATTTTTCTATAATTTATCAATAATTATTTTCATAAAAAACCACTGTTAAATATCCTGTTGCGTCTTGTATTTCCATGCCTAATACTTCAGCGGCGTTTGTACTTGCAGCGATATCTACAGAACAGTCTTTCAATAATTCCAATATGGCAGCAAGTACAACAGGGGCATCAAGATATGTTTCGTCAAGTCCCATAATAGCTGATGAATCAAAGCTTTTTATATATTCTTCCATCTTGGCGCGGTTCACTTGTTCATCTTGCGTATATAATCCATGCGAAAAATCTATTGATGCAACGATAATTACATCCGGTTCCGAAAATGCTGTTTCCATTACTTTTTTCGCAATGTTATAGGATGCGCCCTTTTGGAAAATAATCGGGATAATATTTGAATTCGGCAGATACTGCTCAATAATTGGAATAAGATTTGTAATACTATGTTCGTTTTTAATTAATTCGTCATTTACCCCGATTTGATTGTAGAGTGTTGAACCATCGCACGTTGACGCGATTTTCGGGCCGTTTGCGGTATGATTCGGACCCACTAAAATAATCGTCTTTGGATTATCGGCAACAATAGAGTTGATTCCGTCTTCCGCTAATTTAATTGCAACCACATCATGCGGCACGATCAGCGCTTTGATTTTACGCGGTTCCGGGGCGGTTGAATAAGCGAAAAATAAATTAAAACAAAATATAATCACAAAAAACAATAAACCGTATTTTTTCATTTTATGTCAATTACACCGCCCTCCGCTTTGTTGATAATTTCGGGTTTTGTTGCGTTAATAATATAAGAACCTTCACTCTTGAAACTGCCTGTCATCGTTGGTTTTGTGTTGAAAATAATATTGCCTGTTCGTGGTTCTTTGCATTTATAAACTGTAAATGTAATTTGTTTGCCCTTAACTTCCGACACCCACACATTTTTGCCCGCCATAGACCGATCTATCCCTAAAAAATCAAGTCCGGCAGGCATCATATGTATGATATTATAATACCCGTCAGGCGCTTCGGCGGTTATTCCATAACCAATTTCGCCCGTAACGAATCGTTGCGTCGCAGAGTCTATTTCATTAGGGTACTTTTGATTAACATATAATAATGGTGACACATTACCTTGCGGGAATCCGGATGCGGTATAGCTAACGGAAACTTCAATTTCCTGTTCAATGCCGTTAAATTTAATTTCCCGTAACTGCTCCGCTGTGAGCATAAGCGAGTGACTTACCCACAGTTTTATTTCTTTTTCCTCACTGTCAAGAGTATAGGTAAAAGTGGCGCAATCGGCATTAACTTTTTGCGCTTTATGTTTTAATACCATCACTTGCTGCAGCAAATACAGATCATCCACACCCTTGTTTTCAAGGACATATTGGAACAGCAGATCTCCTTCGGGCATATCAAGCAGCACCGCTGCTGCCGCCAGATTGGCGGTAAATTTAATTGTTTCCTCGCGCTCGTTCGCGTCCCAATACATTGTATTACCGGCAACCTTGCAAAAATCGGTTATAAGTTCACTGACGATTTCTTTCGCATTGCCGCCATCACCGAAAAATATGTGAATAAGGGCAAGATTGAGTTTAACTTCAGCCGTAACACCCGGTTGTTTGAAATCGTTAATGTATTGTAAAACAGGTTCTTTCAAGGCGGCAAGTCCCGCCAGCGCGAGGGATGATCCTTCCGGGTTTTCATTTTTTAATTTGTTCATTTGGCCGTATAAATAATTTGCCGCTGCGGATTTATTGAAGCTTTCGCCCGAAACCGCGCAGGCCCAGACAGTTGTTTCCAACTCCGCCGTCGAATATGTAAATGGAGATATACTTCCATCTGAATTTTGATAATTTGCTATTTTTGCCGTGTAATCCGTGCCGCTTGAATAGCCGTACACCGGAGTGTCCGTTAAAATTTCCTCCGCAGTCTTTTTTGCGATAAACTGCTCTACCCTTACCGCATTTGTATGCCGAATTTTTTGTAAGGCTCGTATAACCTGCGCCTTTTGTTTGTCGGAAAATATTAAATTAACCGTGCCGTTTACGGACAAATCAATATTTGTGTTGTTTTTAGAAAGCATAAAGGTATCGGTTTTAATATGGGTTATAGCACTGTCAACAACGGTAAATTTTGTGGTGATTTTATCTGAATATTCTTTATATTTAGCTGAAACCGTAATATCGTGAATGCCCTTCGGAAGCTGCGGCAGCTCTATTTCCGTCCAAACGGATATTTTTCCCGTTTCTGTCTGATTAAAGTTAAGCGAAGGAATTTCAATGGTATATTGAACATTACCATCTGTAAGTGCCGTTCCCGCGTTCCTTATGCCGAGTTTTGGTTTATCTCCGGTAATAAAAGTGTCGTTTAAACGAATGTCTGCAAAGAAGGGCAGGGTAGAAATTATATTAGTCCTTCCGCTCCCTGCCATAATATCGCCCGGCCGGAACGCTTGCCAAAAAATACGCCACGAAGTAATATTATCGGGCAGTTTTACCTCAAGTACCGCTGTGCCGTTATTATTTGTTTCGAGGGTTTTGAATAAGGCGGTATCTCTGAAATCCGAACGCTCTCCTTCGCCTTCTCCACCTTTTCCGCCGTCCGAACTTGCCCCGACTATAACATGACTGATTGCCGTTTTCGGCCAAAAATAATACCGATCGCCAAAAATTCTCGCATTGATGTCAACATACTGTTCGCGTATTGAAAGCAAAGCTTCGTCAACCATGTTAATATTTATGTAACCCTTAACCGGACGATTATCGGCGTCAGTAAGCGTCAGCGTAATCTTTGCCGTATCTCCCGGTTTATAATACGGTTTATCGGGCGATACATCCACAAACAGCGCGCGGCTTTCATTATTTAAAAGGACTGAATGGTTTCCCCAATCACTATTAGTATCAATATATTTCCTGCCGTCAAAATGCACACCTAAAACATTGATATTCGGTAAATATTTATTATCGAACACGAAGTTGAGTATATTATCCTGCGTTACAGTATAATCAATAATTCTGTCACTTGCGCGGATAAAAAGAACGGTTCCCTGTTCTATTTTATTTTGATTATTATAATATAGCGAAAGAGAAACTTCGTCCCCGACGGTATAATCATTTTTATTGTCATTGGATTTAATATTGACAAATCGCTGTTCATTATCACCGAAATATTCAGATGAAGGGAGATACTGCGTACGGATAAACGCTCTTCCTTTTCTGTCCGTGCCTTCAATTTTAATTTTATATTCTTGATCGGAAAGAACCGGAAAATCAAAATATTGAATGTCTTTCCCTTTTACGGTAATGTTTTGCGCAAATTCAAACAATTCGCTCCGTTCATATCTGTATGATTCGCTATATGTCTTGGTGTACGGGTCGTATTGTTTTTGCCCGGCAGGGATTTTATTCCATTCTATTTTTGTAAAGTTGATTTTAAGCGATACGTTGCTATCGAAATCTTTTAAATAACCATCCCTGCTATTCCATATGTCATCAAGTCCGCTGAAATCTACAGCGAACGCTTGAATCCCTAAGTTGCAAATCTTTCCGTTTCTTTTGGCTGTGGTATTGATTTCAATATCACTGTTAACAACCGAAATATCAATATTTTCATATACATCACCTATTTCAGGCAACACAGCTTCCGAACTGATGTACTTGCTTGATATAAGATAATTGCTGTTTAACATGCCGTTGACCTTAACACTCACGCTGCCATTGATGTCAGTTTTGAATTGCGAGCCGTCAAGTCTTATATCCAGCCCACTAAACGGCGTGCCGTCAAAATATTCCGCTGTCGCTGTGACATTCGCTTCTTCACCGGCCCAAATGATTGGTTTATCTGAAGAAAGTTTTATATTATAAGCGGGTTTTTTATACAAATCAACTTCAAAGTACGTACTGCTTAAATATTTATCATCATAATAAAATGACAAGTAATAATCATCCGGCGCTAATTCCGGCAACTGTATCTGCCCTTCAAAAACGCCGTTTGTGACATTAACTTCAATTTTTATTTCGCTTTGGTTCTCGTTATCCCAATAAGACTTTTCAACAACCGCAGTAACTTTATCAATATCTTTAGATCCGGATAGTTTTGGCGAAATTACCCCAAAAAAATTAAGTGTATCATTGGGTTTGTAGAGTTGTTTATCCACATAAATATATTTCCAATAATCTAATCTGTTAAATACGCTTGCGTCTTCATTTTTTCCCACAGAAACCAAGAGTTGATCGCTGCCTTTTTGCACACAATAGTATGAATTATCCGGGTCTTTCGTTTTCAAAATGCCTTGTGCGTCTGTCGTGCCGATATTTGCGCCGTTAATTTTTGACACTTGTGCTTCGGAAACAGGTAAAGATGTCGCTAAATCGTTTACCCAAAACAGTCGATCATCCTTATCGCTCACCGCATATGCGCTCAGATCGGTAATCTGGAATAAAGAAATTTCTGTATAACCGCCAAGAGTAAACTCTGCCGCATAAAATCCCTTTTGCAATATTTCCGGTATAACTACCACTCCGCCATAATCGCCGCCGTAAATTTCGATTTGGTTTTCGTAAACTTTGTTTAATGCCGAAGTATCAATTTTCGGACGCGTTTGCCCATCCCAAAAATCATAATTTAACCTGTCGCTTACCGCTTTTGCATAATTATTGATATCATTAAATTGATATATTTTTACGGAAAATCCGTTGCTTTTATCTGCCATGCTGTTAAAAGACACATCAAAGGCAGGTGTTTCCGTAGTCATAAAGGCATTATTTTCATTTTCGATAAAAAATTGGAACTTATACTTTAAATCTCCTTCGTCGGTCGAAAATTTAAAGACAAAATCTTCCCCTAATGTATGCGTTCCCAAAGCATCTGCCAGTGTTCCATTTACGCAGACTTTATAAACTGTACCGCTAGTCATTGTTTCATCAGGAGCAAAACTATATGTATTTATATTTATTTTGTACCAGTTTCCGTTAAGTGTCGGTTGAAAAGTAACTTTATCTTTTAAGTCATCAATATTTATATCATTTTTAAAAGTGAGTTCGATTGCGGAATTTATGGGTACGTTTGTGCTTTGATCCCGGGGAAGTGTTTTTTCGATGCCGAATTCTTTTTGTGTTTGAAACGCAAAACTGTTTCCTGATCGCACAGGAAGATTTTGTTCCGTTTGAATCGGGTCATAGCTAAACGTGTATACCGTATTGGGAGCGAGATGTGTCTGCGGTAATAATTTAAATTCCAAGTCATTTTTTGTTTTTTCAAGGGTATATTCAATCTGCGGCGAAGTTTTAAGCCACTTAATAATCTTATCTTTATCTGTTGGTTCGGAAAAAGATAAAAGAAAAGCAGCTTCCGAGGGAATACAGTTATTCTTGTCTGTTGCAAGGGCTTTTATGTTAAAATCGCCGAACGGTAAAACCGCAGGCTGCTGTGAATAAGTAAATGCCCACGTTCCAACACCTGCAAATAAAATGAAAAAGAAACCCGCAGTAAACCAAAAATACTTTCTTTTATAAAGATCCAACGATTTTGTTTTAATCTTTGCAACAAACATTATTAATTTTGCTTTTAACTGATTCGAAAGTTTCTGACACTTTACTTTTAAACACATACTTAATACCTCCGATATTCGTATTGAAAATTGATGAAATAATTTGACTTTATAATACGACCAATGTGTATTCCGATGAACAGCTTGAAATAATCGGAGGCGTTCTCTATCGGTGCGATGAACACGCAGACCGACAATGATAAAGACGAGCGGGAGTGAAGATAAAAAATCCCTTAATACGAGTAATAACTTTATAGATCCTTCCAAGTCCCATAATCATTGTGAATTGTTTTTTGTTGATCATATTCAAGATAAAACAAAAATCGAGTCCGATACAAGCATAACATAAAACGGCTTTATATGTCAACATTTTCCGTTAATGAATTCGCTACGAAAGGAAAATAATTGCATTTGTGCCCTTGATGCTTTCATATAGGGTCGAACCACTCTCAAGTTGAGAAGATATTTTCCGACTTGTTTTATTTGTGATAATATGGTAAACTTTTACTCACAGATTTTTGCAAAGGGGTGAGACGGATGATCAACTATGTCGGAACAAAAACTCTTGAAACAAAAAGATTGATATTGCGCAGATACGAGTTATCTGATGCAGATGATATGTTCAATAATTTTGCAAATAATGAAAATGTCAGCAGGTTTTTGTCTTGGTATCCTCACGAAAATGTAGAAGCCACTAAAAAACTTTTAATATCCTGGATTGAAGAATATAAAAACGATAACAGATATATGTGGGCGATTGTTTTAAAAGAAATGAATCAGGTTATCGGTTCAATATCGGTCGTTGGAATGTCGGAAAAACATCAAACAGCTGAACTCGGATATTCCATCGGTGAAGCGTATTGGGGCAAGGGTATAACCACTGAAGCAGTCGAAGTTGTTATAGCATTTTTATTTAACGAAGTGGGATTTCATAGAATTCAAGCAAAGCATGACACCCATAATCCGGCATCCGGCAGAGTGATGGAAAAGGTCGGCATGAAGTTTGAAGGAACTATGCGTCACGAAAGGATTCACAAGGACGGCTCACGCGGCGACACAATTATTTGGGCCATTATTCATGACGAATGAATACCATTGTATAAAAATTACCTGCGAAAGAAGCCATATCTTTCATACGCATACTTTCCAAGATAGTGCAGTGATTACACCCGCCACATCAATCAAGCTGCGGCGGGTATTTCAATACTTCTTTATTTGAAGGCACTTTTATTGCTGCCCTTAATCGAGGCTGATAATTTTCCGATATTGATTCGGGTATCTTTTTATTCGGTTTTTGCAAAAAATCTTTTTGCTATTCCTGTCTTAAAAATTCGATCTTATGCCAACTTGTCCTTTTTGTCCCATCCCTCTGCCCACGAGTCGAAAGTCAAGTCGGATATTTCAAATTCCGCGATGAGCTGATTGACGTCGTTTTCCTGCCAACGGTTGTTTTGTTTATCGTAAGTCAGATGCATCATATGCTGATATACATTCAGCTGCGCATGGCGACAGCCCTGTTTTTTGCAGATACACAAATCAACCGCCGTGAAAGCGTGCTTGCTGATTTCGGGAGTATTCAGGTCGGACAACACGCTTTTGGGCTCGTTTTCGCCGATTCGTCTGAGCAATTCGGCGGTGTTGCAGCTGTGTATTTTTAAAACATCCTTGCGCTCGTATAAATTAGAATCACAGTACGGACAGAATTTGCCGCTTCCGACCTTTGCATTATAGATCGCAATACCGACAAAACCGAGGATGGGGAGGGCGAGCCCCATGAGCAGAGACATAATTCCCGTGACGCCCCCCGCGGACCAAAACAGAATGGTACTGCGTAGCGCGGAGGGGACAAAGATGACAATCGACGTGACAACGGTAAGCCAAGCGCTGTTTCCTTTTCCCCAAATGTTGATGAGCCGTTTGAATATCGCAGATATTCCGACGGACAGACCCACACTTACGCCGATGTATACCGCCAGAACGATAATAACATAACGAAGAAGCGTGGAAAGCGCCAACAGAATCGGAAACAGAAAATACAGCGCCGCGCCGACAACAACGGAAAGGAGCAGGATCGGAATGGCTTTTCCTATCACAACAGCGCGTTTTTGATTCCATTTTGATTCCTTGGGTTCAATCTTGGGAAAGCGGAATTTGAACGGTAAAATCTGTGTTCCGGTCTTGTCTGCGCCGCACCACGGGCAGAGTTCGCTTCCGATTTCCCGCTGCGCACCGCATTTTTTGCACACGGCAAGTTCCTCTGTCGGCAACGCCTCATTCGGCGCGGCTGTGGAAATGTCATTGTTTTGCATACCGAAATTCCTTTCTGAATCAACATTTTTATGTATCCGGAGTTTGGGGTTTCACGTTATTTTTTATTATAACGCAGGCATATTGATATTTCAAGATATTTCCTATCTGTGAGTTATAAGAAATAAAAGCGGTCTAAATTAGGCCGCTTTTATCAATGTTGATATGATTTATTCAAACTTCATGGAATAGAGATCGGCGTCGCATAAGGAAAAACGAAGACGAATTGGTTTACCTGAAAGAGATAAGAGCGGCTTTTCGAAATCCACGGGGCGGCAGACGCTGTCGCCGAACAGGCGGGAGCTTTCATAGTCGGGCAGAGGGGTGCCGTCTTCGCCGCAGATTGTGATTTTGACATAGCCGGCAGCCGAAGTGGCGAAGTTGACGGTCAGATGGCCGCCCGTAAACGTCAGCGGTTTGGTGATCATCTGCCCGCCGGGATACCCCGCCGAAAGCGAGAAAAAGCCGTCCAAGCGAACGGAATAGCGCATCAGTTCAACAGTTTCAACACGGTAGTGGTCG
This window contains:
- a CDS encoding Ig-like domain-containing protein, which translates into the protein MCLKVKCQKLSNQLKAKLIMFVAKIKTKSLDLYKRKYFWFTAGFFFILFAGVGTWAFTYSQQPAVLPFGDFNIKALATDKNNCIPSEAAFLLSFSEPTDKDKIIKWLKTSPQIEYTLEKTKNDLEFKLLPQTHLAPNTVYTFSYDPIQTEQNLPVRSGNSFAFQTQKEFGIEKTLPRDQSTNVPINSAIELTFKNDINIDDLKDKVTFQPTLNGNWYKININTYSFAPDETMTSGTVYKVCVNGTLADALGTHTLGEDFVFKFSTDEGDLKYKFQFFIENENNAFMTTETPAFDVSFNSMADKSNGFSVKIYQFNDINNYAKAVSDRLNYDFWDGQTRPKIDTSALNKVYENQIEIYGGDYGGVVVIPEILQKGFYAAEFTLGGYTEISLFQITDLSAYAVSDKDDRLFWVNDLATSLPVSEAQVSKINGANIGTTDAQGILKTKDPDNSYYCVQKGSDQLLVSVGKNEDASVFNRLDYWKYIYVDKQLYKPNDTLNFFGVISPKLSGSKDIDKVTAVVEKSYWDNENQSEIKIEVNVTNGVFEGQIQLPELAPDDYYLSFYYDDKYLSSTYFEVDLYKKPAYNIKLSSDKPIIWAGEEANVTATAEYFDGTPFSGLDIRLDGSQFKTDINGSVSVKVNGMLNSNYLISSKYISSEAVLPEIGDVYENIDISVVNSDIEINTTAKRNGKICNLGIQAFAVDFSGLDDIWNSRDGYLKDFDSNVSLKINFTKIEWNKIPAGQKQYDPYTKTYSESYRYERSELFEFAQNITVKGKDIQYFDFPVLSDQEYKIKIEGTDRKGRAFIRTQYLPSSEYFGDNEQRFVNIKSNDNKNDYTVGDEVSLSLYYNNQNKIEQGTVLFIRASDRIIDYTVTQDNILNFVFDNKYLPNINVLGVHFDGRKYIDTNSDWGNHSVLLNNESRALFVDVSPDKPYYKPGDTAKITLTLTDADNRPVKGYININMVDEALLSIREQYVDINARIFGDRYYFWPKTAISHVIVGASSDGGKGGEGEGERSDFRDTALFKTLETNNNGTAVLEVKLPDNITSWRIFWQAFRPGDIMAGSGRTNIISTLPFFADIRLNDTFITGDKPKLGIRNAGTALTDGNVQYTIEIPSLNFNQTETGKISVWTEIELPQLPKGIHDITVSAKYKEYSDKITTKFTVVDSAITHIKTDTFMLSKNNTNIDLSVNGTVNLIFSDKQKAQVIRALQKIRHTNAVRVEQFIAKKTAEEILTDTPVYGYSSGTDYTAKIANYQNSDGSISPFTYSTAELETTVWACAVSGESFNKSAAANYLYGQMNKLKNENPEGSSLALAGLAALKEPVLQYINDFKQPGVTAEVKLNLALIHIFFGDGGNAKEIVSELITDFCKVAGNTMYWDANEREETIKFTANLAAAAVLLDMPEGDLLFQYVLENKGVDDLYLLQQVMVLKHKAQKVNADCATFTYTLDSEEKEIKLWVSHSLMLTAEQLREIKFNGIEQEIEVSVSYTASGFPQGNVSPLLYVNQKYPNEIDSATQRFVTGEIGYGITAEAPDGYYNIIHMMPAGLDFLGIDRSMAGKNVWVSEVKGKQITFTVYKCKEPRTGNIIFNTKPTMTGSFKSEGSYIINATKPEIINKAEGGVIDIK
- a CDS encoding GNAT family N-acetyltransferase, yielding MINYVGTKTLETKRLILRRYELSDADDMFNNFANNENVSRFLSWYPHENVEATKKLLISWIEEYKNDNRYMWAIVLKEMNQVIGSISVVGMSEKHQTAELGYSIGEAYWGKGITTEAVEVVIAFLFNEVGFHRIQAKHDTHNPASGRVMEKVGMKFEGTMRHERIHKDGSRGDTIIWAIIHDE
- a CDS encoding sulfite exporter TauE/SafE family protein, with protein sequence MQNNDISTAAPNEALPTEELAVCKKCGAQREIGSELCPWCGADKTGTQILPFKFRFPKIEPKESKWNQKRAVVIGKAIPILLLSVVVGAALYFLFPILLALSTLLRYVIIVLAVYIGVSVGLSVGISAIFKRLINIWGKGNSAWLTVVTSIVIFVPSALRSTILFWSAGGVTGIMSLLMGLALPILGFVGIAIYNAKVGSGKFCPYCDSNLYERKDVLKIHSCNTAELLRRIGENEPKSVLSDLNTPEISKHAFTAVDLCICKKQGCRHAQLNVYQHMMHLTYDKQNNRWQENDVNQLIAEFEISDLTFDSWAEGWDKKDKLA